The Flavivirga eckloniae genomic interval AATGAATCGGGAAACGATGGATGAGATTATTGACGGTATTGAAGAAATCAATTCGAATAATGAAGCAAAAGTTGCGGTAATTACAGGAGCAGGCCGGGCTTTTATGGCAGGAGCAGATATTAAAGAATATGGAAGCCAAACGCCCGAACAGTTCAAATCGTTTCAACAACGAGGTGAAGCATTATACGAATCGATTGAAAATGCACCTAAACCGTGGATAGCCGCTGTAAATGGCTATGCGTTAGGTGGTGGTTTCGAAATAGCCCTCTCCTGCGATATGATAGTAGCATCAGAAGAGGCTAAGATGGGACTTCCGGAAGTCTTTTTAAGCCTTGTGCCCGGAGGCGGTGGCACACAACGTTTAATTCAGAAAATAGGGATTAACCGAGCAAAAGAGATACTATATACAGGAGGACAATATTCAGCAGAAGCATTATTCGATTGGGGTATTATAAATCATGTATTTGAAGCAAAAACATTTGAAGACGACACATTGCGTTTTGCAGGGAAGCTAACCAGAAGACCTTCAAAAGCAATAAAAGAGTTAAAAAGATTGGCGCACCTTAGTCTTTCACATT includes:
- a CDS encoding enoyl-CoA hydratase/isomerase family protein encodes the protein MSKNYKNIEIKIENGIGVLTFNRPDQLNAMNRETMDEIIDGIEEINSNNEAKVAVITGAGRAFMAGADIKEYGSQTPEQFKSFQQRGEALYESIENAPKPWIAAVNGYALGGGFEIALSCDMIVASEEAKMGLPEVFLSLVPGGGGTQRLIQKIGINRAKEILYTGGQYSAEALFDWGIINHVFEAKTFEDDTLRFAGKLTRRPSKAIKELKRLAHLSLSHLPFNQRLAEECKTVSELYYSEEAQKAIRDFIDKA